In Chloroflexia bacterium SDU3-3, one DNA window encodes the following:
- a CDS encoding Crp/Fnr family transcriptional regulator, whose translation MLHLGKVPLFCGLDDRAIQMFARSARQIRVARESVLFSEGELSSTLYVLASGWVRMVKAGPDARPMVIRIAGPSEVVGLSTLVAGSRYSFTAQATLPCTLLVWEKADLTPLIGRYPQVCENALGMMARNLEDLQQQYHELVTERVEQRVAHVLARIAQRYGVVTDEGVQISVPVSQKDLADIVGVTQFTVSRMFRSWRDMQIVGSGRGRIIIRDLRRLLARSAELPGGYMRERSVST comes from the coding sequence ATGCTGCATCTTGGCAAAGTCCCGCTGTTCTGCGGCCTTGATGATAGGGCCATCCAAATGTTTGCTCGTAGCGCCCGCCAGATCCGCGTCGCCCGCGAGAGCGTGCTGTTCAGCGAGGGTGAGCTTTCCTCGACGCTGTATGTGCTGGCCAGCGGCTGGGTGCGCATGGTCAAGGCAGGCCCCGACGCGCGCCCGATGGTCATCCGCATCGCTGGGCCATCCGAGGTAGTGGGCCTGAGCACGCTGGTGGCGGGCAGCCGCTACTCGTTTACCGCCCAGGCCACGCTGCCCTGCACCCTGCTGGTGTGGGAAAAGGCCGATCTGACGCCACTGATCGGCCGGTACCCGCAGGTGTGCGAGAATGCGCTGGGCATGATGGCGCGCAACCTTGAGGATCTGCAGCAGCAGTACCACGAGCTGGTGACCGAGCGGGTTGAGCAGCGCGTGGCCCATGTGCTGGCGCGCATCGCCCAGCGCTACGGCGTCGTCACCGACGAGGGCGTGCAGATCAGCGTGCCGGTCTCGCAGAAGGATCTTGCCGATATCGTCGGCGTCACTCAGTTCACCGTCAGCCGCATGTTCCGCTCGTGGCGCGATATGCAGATCGTTGGCTCTGGCCGAGGCCGGATCATCATCCGCGACCTGCGTCGGCTGCTGGCGCGCTCGGCTGAGCTGCCGGGCGGCTACATGCGCGAGCGCTCGGTTTCGACATAG
- a CDS encoding GNAT family N-acetyltransferase: MCEEGCMLPISCPPLTIRDWQLHDLAPYRRWLQPGQRWQSLDGPYYRTSTSHAQIDAKVDALREQIDEGQWPTPRTRMPIAYDATDTLIGLVSWYWISEETDWPAVGIVLFDPAHWGRGLGYTALGHWCAYVFGALPQIVRLDIQTWSGNHGMMRLATKLGFREEGRFRKARIVEGAYYDAMGYGILREEWDARHAGVFGPPR; encoded by the coding sequence ATGTGTGAGGAAGGCTGTATGCTCCCGATCTCCTGCCCCCCGCTCACCATCCGCGACTGGCAGCTGCACGATCTGGCCCCCTACCGGCGCTGGCTGCAGCCCGGCCAGCGCTGGCAGTCGCTGGATGGCCCCTATTACCGCACATCCACCAGCCACGCCCAGATCGACGCCAAGGTCGACGCCCTGCGCGAGCAGATCGATGAGGGCCAGTGGCCTACGCCCCGCACCCGCATGCCCATCGCCTACGACGCCACCGACACCCTGATCGGCCTTGTCTCGTGGTACTGGATCAGCGAGGAGACCGACTGGCCTGCCGTTGGCATCGTCCTGTTCGACCCTGCGCACTGGGGGCGGGGCCTGGGCTACACCGCGCTTGGCCACTGGTGTGCCTATGTGTTCGGCGCGCTGCCCCAGATCGTGCGGCTCGACATCCAGACGTGGTCGGGCAACCACGGCATGATGAGGCTGGCCACCAAGCTCGGCTTCCGCGAGGAGGGGCGCTTCCGCAAGGCGCGGATCGTCGAGGGCGCATACTACGACGCTATGGGCTACGGCATCCTGCGCGAGGAGTGGGATGCGCGCCACGCCGGCGTCTTTGGCCCGCCGCGCTAG
- the fabZ gene encoding 3-hydroxyacyl-ACP dehydratase FabZ, which translates to MLTAQEIMRIIPHRYPFLLLDRIIELEPGVRAVAEKLVTVNEPFFQGHFPEVPIMPGVLIVEAMAQAGGVVALSMDEYKGKFVIFAGIDKVRFKQMVRPGDVLRLETKLDKMRRNIGRGTGVATVDGKLVCEAELLFAITDAPQQ; encoded by the coding sequence ATGCTTACCGCGCAGGAGATCATGCGGATCATCCCGCACCGCTACCCGTTTCTGCTGCTCGACCGGATCATCGAGCTTGAGCCAGGCGTGCGCGCCGTGGCCGAGAAGCTGGTGACGGTCAACGAGCCGTTCTTCCAGGGCCACTTCCCCGAGGTGCCGATCATGCCCGGCGTGCTGATCGTGGAGGCCATGGCCCAGGCGGGCGGCGTGGTCGCGCTCAGCATGGATGAGTACAAGGGCAAGTTCGTGATCTTCGCGGGCATCGACAAGGTGCGCTTCAAGCAGATGGTGCGCCCCGGCGACGTGCTGCGGCTGGAGACCAAGCTCGACAAGATGCGCCGCAACATCGGGCGCGGCACCGGCGTGGCCACGGTGGATGGCAAGCTGGTGTGCGAGGCCGAGCTGCTGTTTGCGATCACCGACGCGCCCCAGCAGTAA
- a CDS encoding class I SAM-dependent methyltransferase — MRFAILVAHYLGDVLARHPAPGRRALDLACGTGTLALMLADEGWDVLGVDGSQAMLALARAKAAALETAGRASFALGDMRSFALGPQAAPGLRPSSYHLATCTYDSLNYLLREEELAACFANVAHALAPGGLFFADMNTRHFLEHDWDPVIVDESEGFVQISQSDFDPASACSTMVVTGFAGDDVRGYQRFEETHVERAYPPETVARLLEQAGLAVEAAYDCFTHQPPYEASQRIAWIARKP; from the coding sequence ATGCGCTTCGCCATATTGGTGGCGCACTACCTGGGCGACGTGCTGGCCCGCCACCCCGCGCCGGGGCGGCGCGCGCTCGACCTGGCATGCGGCACCGGCACGCTGGCGCTGATGCTGGCCGACGAGGGCTGGGATGTGCTGGGCGTCGATGGCTCGCAGGCCATGCTGGCCCTGGCCCGCGCCAAGGCCGCCGCGCTGGAGACCGCCGGGCGCGCCAGCTTCGCGCTGGGCGACATGCGCAGCTTCGCGCTGGGCCCGCAGGCCGCGCCAGGGCTGCGGCCCAGCAGCTACCACCTGGCCACCTGCACCTACGACAGCCTCAACTACCTGCTGCGCGAGGAGGAGCTGGCGGCGTGCTTCGCCAACGTGGCCCACGCGCTGGCCCCAGGCGGCCTGTTCTTCGCCGATATGAACACCCGGCACTTCCTAGAGCACGACTGGGACCCCGTGATCGTGGATGAGAGCGAGGGCTTCGTGCAGATCTCGCAGAGCGACTTCGACCCGGCCAGCGCCTGCTCCACCATGGTGGTCACAGGCTTCGCTGGCGACGACGTGCGCGGCTATCAGCGCTTCGAGGAGACCCACGTGGAGCGCGCCTACCCGCCAGAGACGGTGGCGCGGCTGCTGGAGCAGGCCGGGCTGGCGGTGGAGGCCGCCTACGATTGCTTCACCCACCAGCCGCCCTACGAGGCCTCGCAGCGGATCGCCTGGATCGCACGCAAGCCCTAG
- a CDS encoding asparaginase — protein sequence MKKAIIITTGGTIAMKRSPMVGGAVPTLKGDDFLAQLPRSGIDLAFEEFSNLPSSHITPTQALDLSRRVEAALRAPDVDGVVVTHGTDTLEETAYLLDLTINSPKPVVVTGSMRTATSLGYDGLANLAAAIRVAVAPDARDLGTLVVFDDAIYAASEAQKTHSQVTHAFEAPGSGPLGRVDSERVWITHRPARHQYIPCARLDEMVDMITITQGGDERQLRHSIEDGVAGIVIEAFGSGRVPPWWLPTITEAIQQRTAICVTSRCGAGTLGDEYGYVGSYHDLKRAGVLFGHNLNGPKARIKLMVALGAARYPEELRTWFA from the coding sequence TTGAAAAAAGCCATCATCATCACAACCGGCGGGACGATCGCCATGAAGCGCAGCCCCATGGTCGGCGGCGCGGTGCCAACCCTCAAAGGCGATGATTTCCTGGCCCAGCTGCCGCGCTCGGGCATCGACCTGGCCTTCGAGGAGTTCTCCAACCTGCCGAGCAGCCACATCACGCCCACCCAGGCGCTAGACCTGAGCCGCAGGGTCGAGGCGGCGCTGCGCGCGCCCGATGTGGATGGCGTGGTGGTGACGCACGGCACCGACACGCTGGAGGAGACCGCCTACCTGCTCGACCTGACGATCAACTCGCCCAAGCCGGTGGTGGTGACTGGCTCGATGCGCACCGCCACCTCGCTGGGCTACGATGGGCTGGCCAACCTGGCCGCCGCCATCCGCGTGGCCGTGGCCCCCGACGCGCGCGATCTGGGCACGCTGGTGGTGTTCGACGACGCGATCTACGCCGCATCCGAGGCCCAGAAAACCCACAGCCAGGTGACACACGCCTTCGAGGCGCCGGGCAGCGGCCCGCTGGGCCGGGTGGACAGCGAGCGGGTCTGGATCACCCACCGGCCAGCCCGCCACCAGTACATCCCCTGCGCGCGGCTGGATGAGATGGTGGACATGATCACGATCACCCAGGGCGGCGACGAGCGCCAGCTGCGCCACTCGATCGAGGATGGGGTGGCGGGGATCGTGATCGAGGCGTTCGGCAGCGGGCGCGTGCCGCCGTGGTGGCTGCCCACCATCACCGAGGCCATCCAGCAGCGCACGGCTATCTGCGTGACGAGCCGCTGCGGCGCTGGCACGCTGGGCGACGAGTATGGCTATGTCGGCTCGTACCACGACCTGAAGCGGGCGGGGGTGCTGTTCGGGCACAACCTGAACGGCCCGAAGGCGCGGATCAAGCTGATGGTGGCGCTGGGCGCGGCCCGCTACCCCGAGGAGCTGCGCACCTGGTTCGCGTAG
- a CDS encoding type III pantothenate kinase translates to MLLTVDIGNTNIKLGLYKGEEMVAHWRVATERHRLADEYAGLIRNLFIMGGIRMDAIHGCAISCVVPPLTGQFREMCRSYLGFEPLVASAHVKTGLTYQIDTPHELGADRISNSLAAYHKYGGPVIAVAFGTATAFDIVLDGGTYIGGAIAPGIGISADALFRLAAKLYSVELVRPPKVIGKNTVHYMQSGLILGYTGLVEGLVRRMSDELGFRPKVVATGGLADVIAGETDAIDVVEPLLTLEGLRIMHGLNYSE, encoded by the coding sequence ATGCTTCTTACGGTTGATATTGGCAACACAAACATCAAGCTGGGCCTCTACAAGGGCGAGGAGATGGTGGCGCACTGGCGCGTGGCCACCGAGCGCCACCGCCTGGCCGACGAGTACGCCGGGCTGATCCGCAACCTGTTCATCATGGGCGGCATCCGCATGGATGCCATCCACGGCTGCGCGATCTCGTGCGTGGTGCCGCCGCTCACCGGCCAGTTCCGCGAGATGTGCCGCAGCTACCTGGGCTTCGAGCCACTGGTGGCCAGCGCACATGTGAAGACCGGGCTGACCTACCAGATCGACACCCCGCACGAGCTGGGGGCCGACCGCATCTCGAACTCGCTGGCGGCCTACCACAAGTATGGCGGCCCGGTGATCGCGGTGGCGTTCGGCACGGCCACCGCCTTCGACATCGTGCTGGATGGCGGCACCTATATCGGCGGGGCGATCGCCCCGGGCATCGGCATCTCCGCCGACGCGCTGTTCCGGCTGGCCGCCAAGCTCTACTCGGTGGAGCTGGTGCGCCCGCCGAAGGTGATCGGCAAGAACACCGTGCACTACATGCAATCGGGCCTGATCCTGGGCTACACCGGCCTGGTGGAGGGGCTGGTGCGGCGCATGAGCGACGAGCTGGGGTTCCGGCCCAAGGTGGTGGCCACCGGCGGGCTGGCCGATGTGATCGCGGGCGAGACCGACGCGATCGACGTGGTAGAGCCGCTGCTGACGCTTGAGGGGCTGCGGATCATGCACGGGCTGAACTATAGCGAATGA
- a CDS encoding ubiquinone/menaquinone biosynthesis methyltransferase, translating into MSVLPSPDEKSAYVEQMFSRIADGYDTMNRIMTFGLDQSWRNYAADSIGLASNGRVLDLGCGTGDFLPILAQRAYDGMVVGADYTLPMMQEGLGKLAKLGGRGSFIQGDALRLPFADGAFDAITTGFMMRNVTDIGAAFREMARVTRPGGRVACLEVARPKNPLVRLGHGVYFYHMVPLIARALGADPTAYRYLPQSAQAFPQPERLAEIMADAGWGEVRYTLLGFGAVAVHIGVKK; encoded by the coding sequence ATGTCCGTGCTTCCTTCCCCCGACGAGAAATCGGCCTATGTCGAGCAGATGTTCAGCCGGATCGCCGACGGCTACGACACCATGAATCGGATCATGACGTTCGGGCTGGACCAGAGCTGGCGAAACTACGCCGCCGACAGCATCGGGCTGGCCTCCAACGGTCGCGTGCTGGATCTGGGCTGCGGCACCGGCGACTTTTTGCCCATCCTGGCGCAGCGGGCCTACGACGGCATGGTGGTGGGGGCCGACTACACCCTGCCCATGATGCAGGAGGGCCTGGGCAAGCTAGCCAAGCTGGGCGGGCGCGGCAGCTTCATCCAGGGCGACGCGCTGCGCCTGCCCTTCGCCGATGGCGCGTTCGACGCGATCACCACCGGCTTCATGATGCGCAACGTGACCGACATCGGCGCGGCCTTCCGCGAGATGGCGCGCGTGACGCGGCCAGGGGGTCGGGTGGCCTGCCTGGAGGTAGCGCGGCCCAAGAACCCGCTGGTGCGGCTGGGGCACGGCGTGTACTTCTACCACATGGTGCCGCTGATCGCCCGCGCGCTGGGGGCCGACCCCACGGCCTACCGCTACCTGCCGCAGTCGGCCCAGGCCTTCCCCCAGCCCGAGCGGCTGGCCGAGATCATGGCGGATGCGGGCTGGGGCGAGGTGCGCTACACCCTGCTGGGCTTCGGCGCGGTGGCCGTGCATATTGGCGTGAAGAAGTAG
- a CDS encoding DUF4230 domain-containing protein, whose protein sequence is MPRYEDDERDERDERSRREGLAPRQRDSLIERRLRARRGEDYDDEDDDFAPMPRYRSAPAGYPAPTSRMGNILYILLGVAALIALVAIVAPRMVGSLVPTVSLPSVPNVPAAIQQVVATPTATVIDRGGTILQIRSLNRLETNQFSAERVIEAKIERGNPLDMVLGDKLLLIASGTVISGVDMGKLADQDVTISPDGKTITISLPPSEIFIQTLDNERTRVYDRTTGIFANQDKDLESKARLEADAQILQAACEANVLQKAADEAKTALTMTMRLAGFQEVVVNASAGQCVAPAVVPTAQAAQP, encoded by the coding sequence ATGCCTCGATATGAGGATGACGAGCGCGACGAGCGCGACGAGCGCAGCCGCCGCGAGGGCCTGGCCCCACGGCAGCGCGACAGCCTGATCGAGCGGCGGCTGCGCGCGCGGCGCGGCGAGGACTACGACGACGAGGATGACGACTTCGCGCCGATGCCGCGCTACCGCTCGGCCCCGGCGGGCTACCCCGCGCCCACCAGCAGGATGGGCAACATCCTCTATATCCTGCTGGGCGTCGCCGCCCTGATAGCGCTGGTCGCCATCGTCGCGCCGCGCATGGTGGGCAGCCTGGTGCCCACGGTCAGCCTGCCCAGCGTGCCCAACGTGCCCGCCGCCATCCAGCAGGTGGTGGCCACGCCCACCGCCACCGTGATCGACCGCGGCGGCACCATCCTGCAGATCCGCAGCCTGAACAGGCTGGAGACCAACCAGTTCAGCGCCGAGCGCGTGATCGAGGCCAAGATCGAGCGCGGCAACCCGCTGGACATGGTGCTGGGCGACAAGCTGCTGCTGATCGCCAGCGGCACGGTGATCTCGGGCGTAGACATGGGCAAGCTGGCCGACCAAGATGTGACGATCTCGCCCGACGGCAAGACCATCACGATCAGCCTGCCGCCGTCCGAGATCTTCATCCAGACACTCGACAACGAGCGCACGCGGGTCTACGACCGCACCACCGGCATCTTCGCCAACCAGGACAAAGACCTGGAGAGCAAGGCCCGGCTGGAGGCCGACGCCCAGATCCTGCAGGCCGCCTGCGAGGCCAACGTGCTGCAGAAGGCCGCCGACGAGGCCAAGACGGCACTGACCATGACTATGCGGCTGGCCGGTTTCCAGGAGGTGGTCGTCAACGCCAGCGCGGGCCAGTGCGTGGCCCCCGCCGTCGTGCCCACCGCCCAGGCCGCCCAGCCATAG
- a CDS encoding GTPase Era, protein MIAISHDPDSGTLYWYFTDIIAGSTDGEGECDATLLLDEDGQIIGLELELDGSVSKSDLTFALGHPGVRYDPATYTLSIQLLEAADIDAQPISESAILDFDLVGMIQGAEIQPAKTFGLDTRLERLAPFMVNLDEAEDEGEGEAPIAPPAIPPAAEQAAPAAEPEKSIRSGFVALVGKPNVGKSTLLNAILGEKVAITSPKPQTTRIPMRGIYTRPDAQVIFVDTPGIHDPRTKLGSFMVDQARRAIPDADIICFVVDISEPPSRLDRKIAELMRRTRTPKLLVLNKVDLPTPKGQQNLEAYRALGTWDMELAVSATKQKGLDTLLDELVKRLPEGAQLFPDGQRTDQGSRERASELVREQVLRLTEQEVPHSVAVEVEEWEERGAAIYMRMTVYVEKESQKAILIGAKGAMLKQIGSRARTGIERMLGRAAYLDLWVKTRTNWRDDPSSLRWLGYTDKS, encoded by the coding sequence ATGATTGCTATCTCCCACGACCCCGACTCCGGAACGCTCTACTGGTACTTCACCGACATCATCGCGGGCAGCACCGATGGCGAGGGCGAGTGCGACGCCACGCTGCTGCTGGATGAGGACGGCCAGATCATCGGCCTAGAGCTTGAGCTGGACGGCAGCGTCAGCAAGAGCGACCTAACCTTCGCGCTGGGCCACCCCGGCGTGCGCTACGACCCGGCCACCTACACGCTCAGCATCCAGCTGCTGGAGGCCGCCGACATCGACGCCCAGCCGATCTCCGAGTCGGCCATCCTCGACTTCGATCTCGTGGGCATGATCCAGGGCGCGGAGATCCAGCCCGCCAAGACCTTTGGGCTGGACACCCGGCTGGAGCGGCTCGCGCCATTCATGGTCAATCTGGATGAGGCCGAGGATGAGGGCGAGGGCGAAGCGCCGATCGCGCCGCCCGCCATCCCCCCAGCCGCCGAGCAGGCCGCACCCGCCGCTGAGCCAGAGAAGAGCATCCGCTCGGGCTTCGTGGCGCTGGTGGGCAAGCCCAACGTGGGCAAGTCCACGCTGCTCAACGCCATACTGGGCGAGAAGGTGGCGATCACCTCGCCCAAGCCGCAGACCACGCGCATCCCCATGCGCGGCATCTACACGCGGCCCGACGCCCAGGTGATCTTTGTGGACACCCCCGGCATCCACGACCCACGCACCAAGCTGGGCAGCTTCATGGTCGACCAGGCCCGCCGCGCCATCCCCGACGCCGACATCATCTGCTTTGTGGTCGACATCTCCGAGCCGCCCAGCAGGCTCGACCGCAAGATCGCCGAGCTGATGCGCCGCACCCGCACGCCCAAGCTGCTGGTGCTCAACAAGGTGGATCTGCCCACCCCCAAGGGCCAGCAGAACCTTGAGGCCTACCGCGCCCTGGGCACGTGGGACATGGAGCTGGCCGTCTCGGCCACCAAGCAGAAGGGCCTAGACACCCTGCTGGATGAGCTGGTCAAGCGCCTGCCCGAGGGCGCGCAGCTCTTCCCCGACGGCCAGCGCACCGACCAGGGCAGTCGCGAGCGCGCATCCGAGCTGGTGCGCGAGCAGGTGCTGCGGCTCACCGAGCAGGAGGTGCCCCACAGCGTGGCCGTAGAGGTGGAAGAGTGGGAGGAGCGCGGTGCGGCAATTTATATGCGCATGACCGTTTATGTAGAAAAGGAATCGCAGAAGGCCATCTTGATCGGCGCGAAGGGTGCCATGCTCAAGCAGATCGGCAGCCGCGCCCGCACCGGCATCGAGCGCATGCTAGGGCGAGCGGCCTACCTCGACCTGTGGGTAAAGACCCGCACCAACTGGCGCGACGACCCCTCGTCGCTGCGCTGGCTGGGCTACACCGACAAATCGTAA